CAGTAACTACAGGAAGAAATTCGATATAAAGTACTGTCAAATAAATCATTACACATATACCAACTTCAAATAGTGCTGAGTTGCCGTTCCACATTACAAGCGGATGCCAGATAAAATACCATCTTCCGATATCAACAAAAACTCCCATCGCAACAAAAGTATATCCGAGCATGGCTGTTAATAATGCTGGGCGTACAATAAAGCATGATATTCATCTTTGTGCATTATATGACCAAGTGCAGCTGTTGTAAATCCACCTGCCGCAAAGTGCAACGCCTGCTGCAACATCAACACCAATCCACAATCCCCATGGATATTGATTATTTAAATTTGTAACAGCACCAATTCCAAAAAAGAACCTCCCCATCAAAAAAACTAAACCATTTAATGCAATAATTATTAAAACAAAAACACCGGGAGTAAAATATTTATGTTTAATAGGTACAGGATTTACAACTTCGTGACTCATTATTTTACCTCCTCATCTAACTCTTTGCGTCGTTTTGATATCCAGATGGATTCCCCCAAGCAAAGCATATAAGGAAACCGGTGGAACAAAGTATGCAAAGATTCCGTGTTGTATTGATTCTGAAACACCAGGTGCAGGATTTTTTACCAAGATTTGGAAAATCAAGCTTTCGCAAAATCTTTATTTGCTAAATACATCCAGGATGTGCCGCCAACTTCATATTCTCCAAAAATATGATCAACATATCTATCTGGATTTTTCTTTATTCTATCACGCGCAATTTTAACAAGTTCAGTTCTGCTTCCATAGGTAAGAGCTTCAACGGGACAAATACTAACACAGGCGGGCAGTTTGCCTTCTTTTGTCCTATCAAAACAAAAATCACATTTCATAATTTTTGGATTTAATGCTTTATCGTATTCAAAAGCTGGTACTTGAAATGGGCAGGCTGCCATACAGTAGCGACAACCAATACACATATCTGTATCCCAGGTAACTGAGCCATTTTCATGTTTTGAAAATGCACCCACGATACATGCCGAAACGCACGCAGGATTATCACAATGCATGCATTGAACTTGACATCTATAGGGAGATTTGAATTTTTGCCTGGCGAATACTCATTTTACAACTGTTAAAGCTGTATGATCAGGTCTTCTTTTGGTTTCTAATATTTTTGCGATCTTCGTAGGATTCTAAGTTTCCTGCAAGTAGACTATGTGCCCTTTACATGCCCATTCACAATTTCTGCATCCAACACAAACGGTTGTATCAACTAAAACTCCCATTCTATCTTCGGATAAAATATTTTTAGGACTAGCTTTTGCTGTCGCGGAAAGCCCAGTAACACCCGCACCTATTAAAGCGGTAGATTTGAGGAAATCTCGTCGACTTTTCCCAGACATATTCCCCTCCTTTCAATTAGTTTCCGATTATTTTTATTCTTTGTTTGTTAGCAAGTACTATTGATAATAGAAAATCATACCATTTTGATTAAAAATGAATAGAAAGTAAATGTTAGAAAATATTTGATTTATCAAGAATTGCAGTTGGAGAAGTATTATAAATGATATTTGTTATTTGTTAACCATTCTCAAGGCTGACAACAACAAATAATAATTTTCTATGATAGAGAAGTAATTGTTAGTTGGTAATCTTTATAATTACTTAATCTTAACTTTTAACAATTGTTAGAGGAAAGAAAATAATAAAAAAGAATTAATTAGAAATGCTGTGTATTCTTCCACACTTAGGACAAGTGATAGAATTGTTTCTATAATCCGGTGGTACTTTTAATTTTATTCCACAAGTACAATTAATGAAAAAGAAATTATTTAACTTCATCATTAAATCACCAACTTCTCTTTAACTTGTTTATCAGTTTCAAATGAAGTCTGGGAAAGTTCAGTACTCCTTAATCCAATTTTGGAATTATCAGTTAACCCGGATTGAGGAATCACATTAGATTGTCTTCCTTTAATTTGATTAAATGCAGTTTGATAATTTGCAAAGTTAACACCGTGGGTCATTGAACGTAAAATATTAATTCTTTCTGTTATCGGTGGGTGTGTACTTGACAAATTTGAAATTTGCATTCCCTTTTTCTTTAAAGGATTGATGATGTACATGGGAGCAGTTACCTTGTTAGCAGTTTTCAAATCGAGATTGGAGCTGGAAATCTTTTCAAGTGCTGAGGCTAATCCATCAGGATATCTTGTTAATCTAACTGCGGAAGCATCAGCCAGATATTCGCGTTTACGTGATATTGCAAAGTAAAGAAGTTGCGCCATAATCGGACCGAGAATAGCCAATACAATTGCAAGCACTAAAATAATAATTTGTGCCTGTCCGCCTTTATCTGATGATTTAGATTTATATCTAGAACCTCCACCAAACCATAAACTTCTAGTAAAAACCTCGGCCATTAGAGTGATTGCACCAAGCATCATTCCTGCAAATGTCATCACTAAAACATCACGATTTAGTATGTGAGACATTTCA
Above is a genomic segment from Ignavibacteriales bacterium containing:
- a CDS encoding Ni/Fe-hydrogenase cytochrome b subunit, which produces MLGYTFVAMGVFVDIGRWYFIWHPLVMWNGNSALFEVGICVMIYLTVLYIEFLPVVT
- a CDS encoding M48 family metallopeptidase, with product MWELIAANKRKSIFIFIGMGLLLILIGFTFGSFYEPENGGFFGIFFALILWVILSMVSYFAGSKILLAVSGAKEVTQDVHPQLYNVVEEMRIAANLPHQPKIYIIADAAPNAFATGIKPENSAIAVTAGLLGTLNRDELQGVVAHEMSHILNRDVLVMTFAGMMLGAITLMAEVFTRSLWFGGGSRYKSKSSDKGGQAQIIILVLAIVLAILGPIMAQLLYFAISRKREYLADASAVRLTRYPDGLASALEKISSSNLDLKTANKVTAPMYIINPLKKKGMQISNLSSTHPPITERINILRSMTHGVNFANYQTAFNQIKGRQSNVIPQSGLTDNSKIGLRSTELSQTSFETDKQVKEKLVI